In Candidatus Nitrosotenuis uzonensis, one DNA window encodes the following:
- a CDS encoding DEAD/DEAH box helicase, protein MTTFEQLGIKKSIIDGLKEIGFEAPFPIQEATIPVLLSGRDVIGQAHTGTGKTAAYSISMLQNIEPNKTIQGLIIAPTRELAVQITTEIKKFAKYTGVKTVAIYGGQGMGIQLQALRHGVEIVVATPGRLIDHLKQGSIQLNEVKYVVLDEADTMLDMGFIDDIRFILELTPVTKVMSLFSATMPPEILRLAEDYLNNPKQFLLDADDLSGEGIEQAYLVIKDREKMQYLIQLIQENKKRQTVVFCSTKNRTREVARSLRQSGFNAVAIEGDMSQHRRESSMSQFRRGQADILVATDVAARGIDVPQVALVVNYDVPNQEMVYFHRIGRTARAGAKGRAVTLVSYSSIGDFNLIKQQIKVDMIDLNEKLGIPVNIPDPLKREVGQRRTFGRGGGFGRREERGGFGRREGGRGGFGRREERGGFGRREGGRGGFGRREERNNTYRRTEERDFSRRDNSRESSSESRRTMHHVSRKPSQRRRW, encoded by the coding sequence TTGACAACATTTGAACAATTAGGAATAAAAAAATCCATCATAGATGGACTAAAGGAAATAGGATTTGAAGCACCATTCCCTATTCAAGAAGCAACCATACCGGTTCTGCTTTCAGGAAGGGATGTAATCGGACAGGCCCACACAGGAACTGGTAAGACAGCAGCTTATTCTATTTCAATGTTGCAAAACATAGAACCGAACAAGACCATACAGGGTCTAATCATAGCGCCAACCAGGGAGCTTGCAGTACAAATTACAACAGAAATTAAAAAATTCGCAAAATACACAGGAGTAAAAACAGTAGCAATATACGGAGGACAAGGAATGGGAATTCAGCTTCAGGCATTACGGCACGGAGTAGAGATAGTCGTTGCAACGCCAGGCAGATTAATTGATCATCTCAAGCAGGGTTCAATCCAACTTAATGAAGTAAAGTACGTTGTGCTCGATGAGGCAGATACAATGCTGGATATGGGATTTATTGACGATATCAGATTTATCTTGGAGTTAACTCCAGTGACCAAAGTTATGTCATTGTTTTCTGCCACTATGCCTCCAGAGATACTAAGGCTGGCAGAGGATTATCTTAACAATCCAAAACAATTCCTACTGGATGCAGATGACCTGAGTGGAGAAGGAATAGAGCAAGCATATCTAGTGATTAAAGATAGAGAAAAGATGCAGTATCTTATTCAGTTAATACAAGAGAATAAAAAAAGACAAACAGTAGTGTTTTGCTCAACAAAAAATAGGACCAGAGAAGTAGCACGCTCGCTCAGACAAAGCGGGTTTAACGCGGTCGCAATTGAAGGAGATATGTCACAGCACAGAAGAGAATCATCAATGTCACAGTTCAGAAGAGGTCAGGCAGACATACTGGTAGCAACAGACGTGGCTGCAAGAGGAATAGATGTTCCACAAGTAGCACTAGTAGTAAATTACGATGTCCCAAATCAAGAAATGGTATACTTTCACAGAATTGGAAGAACTGCAAGAGCTGGCGCAAAAGGTCGTGCAGTAACACTGGTATCATATTCATCGATTGGCGATTTTAATTTGATAAAGCAGCAGATCAAGGTAGACATGATAGACCTTAACGAAAAACTCGGAATACCAGTCAATATACCAGACCCACTAAAACGTGAAGTGGGACAAAGACGAACTTTTGGCAGAGGTGGTGGATTTGGAAGACGTGAAGAAAGAGGAGGTTTTGGAAGACGTGAAGGCGGAAGAGGCGGATTTGGAAGACGTGAAGAAAGAGGAGGTTTTGGAAGACGTGAAGGCGGAAGAGGCGGATTTGGAAGACGTGAAGAAAGAAATAACACTTACCGCAGAACCGAAGAAAGAGATTTCAGTAGAAGGGATAATTCAAGAGAATCAAGCTCTGAGAGCAGGCGAACTATGCACCACGTATCAAGAAAGCCATCCCAAAGGAGACGCTGGTAA
- a CDS encoding glycosyltransferase has protein sequence MFDEVSSGTKAAQISIIVPTYNESKNILQVLKSIEENLPKNATAQTIVVDDNSPDGTGKIVEEYLQSVKKLANHTIDIIHRKTKEGLSSAILKGIQYATGNTIVVMDSDLSHPPNLLPKMLDALKHTKYDIVIASRYVKGGSIDGWTLKRKIMSKTATFIAKHGLGVSAKDPMSGFFAFRRQVIQGLKFDAIGYKMLLEILVKKKNAKILEIPYTFTNRKFGSSKLDFRTVTDYLRAVWNLYRHGKAAAREEKRPSVGFLSKAGRFYSIGAIGLGINYLISSLFSGVVTHLWYIHATIIGIVVSMTSNFVLNKMWTFEDRDFTPKHTLIQYGKFIGFSSLGALAQIGMVYLLVDQYRIDYPIALITAVFCAALSNFILNKKWTFKEKVWS, from the coding sequence ATGTTTGATGAGGTCAGCTCTGGCACAAAAGCAGCTCAGATTTCCATCATAGTTCCCACGTATAATGAATCAAAAAACATACTGCAAGTGCTAAAATCAATTGAGGAAAACCTTCCAAAGAATGCCACCGCCCAGACCATAGTGGTAGATGATAATTCCCCTGATGGAACAGGTAAGATAGTGGAAGAATATTTGCAAAGTGTAAAAAAACTCGCAAATCATACTATTGATATTATACACAGAAAGACAAAAGAAGGACTTAGCTCTGCAATACTGAAGGGAATTCAATACGCTACAGGAAATACCATAGTAGTCATGGACAGCGATCTGTCTCATCCTCCAAACCTCTTACCGAAAATGCTTGACGCGTTAAAACATACAAAATACGATATTGTCATCGCATCGCGCTATGTAAAGGGCGGTTCAATTGATGGCTGGACACTGAAAAGAAAGATAATGAGCAAAACTGCTACTTTTATTGCAAAACACGGACTGGGAGTTTCTGCAAAGGACCCGATGTCAGGATTTTTTGCATTCAGGCGCCAGGTAATTCAAGGACTCAAATTTGACGCCATAGGTTATAAGATGCTCTTGGAGATTCTGGTAAAAAAGAAGAATGCAAAAATCCTTGAGATCCCATATACGTTCACAAATCGCAAATTTGGCTCAAGCAAGCTTGACTTTAGGACTGTAACTGACTATCTTCGTGCCGTCTGGAATTTGTATCGCCATGGAAAGGCAGCAGCTCGTGAAGAAAAACGACCATCAGTGGGATTTCTCTCAAAGGCAGGAAGGTTTTACAGCATAGGTGCAATAGGGCTTGGGATAAACTATCTAATTTCGTCGCTATTTTCTGGCGTGGTAACTCATCTATGGTATATTCATGCTACAATTATAGGCATAGTTGTATCTATGACAAGCAACTTTGTTCTGAATAAGATGTGGACATTTGAGGACCGTGACTTTACACCGAAGCATACATTGATACAATATGGTAAATTCATAGGGTTCAGTTCACTAGGAGCGCTTGCACAGATAGGTATGGTTTACTTGCTTGTTGACCAATATCGTATAGACTATCCTATAGCGTTGATCACAGCAGTATTTTGTGCCGCACTTAGTAACTTTATTTTGAATAAAAAATGGACGTTCAAAGAAAAAGTTTGGAGCTAA
- the pth2 gene encoding peptidyl-tRNA hydrolase Pth2, with the protein MGEIKQVIVVRTDLGMGKGKIAAQVGHACVLGAENVRKSHPDWFSKWWGGQEKIVLKVNTETELEQIKRTAIDLNLPWSEVTDAGHTQIAPGTLTCISIGPAPEDLVDKITKHLKLL; encoded by the coding sequence ATGGGAGAGATAAAACAGGTAATTGTAGTTAGAACCGATCTGGGAATGGGAAAAGGCAAAATCGCAGCACAGGTAGGTCACGCCTGCGTTCTTGGCGCAGAAAATGTACGTAAATCTCACCCTGACTGGTTTTCGAAATGGTGGGGCGGTCAGGAAAAGATAGTGCTAAAAGTAAACACTGAAACTGAGCTTGAACAGATAAAGAGAACTGCAATTGATCTGAATCTTCCATGGTCTGAAGTTACAGATGCTGGTCATACCCAAATTGCACCTGGAACACTTACATGCATTTCAATTGGACCTGCTCCCGAGGATCTGGTTGATAAAATCACAAAACACCTCAAGCTGTTATAA
- a CDS encoding alcohol dehydrogenase catalytic domain-containing protein, translating to MELMRAMILEKLSPIEENPLNLRQIERHGIKKSNEILIRIEACGVCRSQLHGIEGDWVKYGIPPALPTIPGHEIVGTVIQIGSGVTKFRVGQRAGISPLYGSCLSCDYCVHGKEHLCDMAEITGESLLGGYAEYITITEDFATPVPDFMKPEYAAPLFCAGITAYKAVVAAEPSTDKKIGVFGVGGVGHLAVEFAKIFNCRVIGFARSKSHLDVAKRIGADNVIQYDPNQTEFLTNVRKEEGLLDAAIVFAPSESVTDTAINAVKKGGTIVIGTFGNIPNFDVTQEKTIRGTLIGSRKDMADVVRIAEQNQLEIVYKTFPLEKANDVLRDLKYSKIEARAVLTP from the coding sequence ATGGAATTGATGCGAGCAATGATTCTTGAAAAATTGTCCCCTATTGAGGAAAATCCACTAAATCTAAGGCAGATTGAAAGGCACGGTATAAAAAAATCCAATGAGATATTGATTAGGATTGAGGCTTGCGGGGTTTGCAGATCTCAACTTCACGGTATAGAGGGGGATTGGGTAAAATACGGAATACCGCCAGCATTACCCACCATTCCAGGACACGAAATTGTAGGCACGGTAATTCAAATCGGAAGTGGGGTTACTAAGTTCAGAGTTGGGCAAAGAGCCGGGATTTCGCCTCTTTATGGCTCATGTTTGAGTTGTGACTATTGTGTTCATGGAAAAGAGCATCTTTGTGATATGGCAGAGATCACAGGTGAGTCGCTGTTAGGAGGGTATGCAGAATACATTACGATAACAGAGGACTTTGCAACGCCGGTACCAGATTTTATGAAGCCCGAGTATGCGGCACCGTTGTTTTGTGCGGGAATTACTGCGTACAAAGCTGTAGTTGCCGCAGAGCCGTCAACGGATAAAAAGATAGGCGTATTTGGAGTTGGAGGAGTAGGACACCTAGCAGTTGAGTTTGCAAAAATATTTAATTGCAGAGTAATAGGATTTGCACGAAGTAAATCACATCTTGATGTTGCAAAGAGAATAGGAGCAGATAATGTGATCCAGTACGATCCTAATCAGACTGAATTCCTAACCAATGTAAGAAAAGAAGAAGGACTTTTGGACGCGGCAATTGTTTTTGCGCCTTCCGAATCTGTAACAGATACTGCAATAAACGCAGTCAAAAAAGGCGGCACTATCGTAATAGGCACGTTTGGAAACATACCAAACTTTGATGTGACGCAAGAAAAAACAATCAGAGGCACTCTGATTGGTTCAAGAAAAGACATGGCGGATGTAGTCAGAATTGCAGAACAGAACCAACTTGAAATAGTTTACAAAACATTCCCGTTAGAGAAGGCAAATGATGTTCTAAGAGATCTCAAATATTCAAAAATAGAAGCGCGTGCAGTCCTGACTCCTTAA
- a CDS encoding thioredoxin-like domain-containing protein yields the protein MFEGFFTVTKAPEFPDGFEWINTDEPLSSDRLKGNVVVLDFWTYCCINCMHTLPTLAELEKKYKDRQVVFIGVHSGKFFAEQDADNVRNAVLRYNISHPVVVDRKMQIWQSFGINAWPTIVIIDPCGTVVYKQAGEGRKEEISDVVDVLLEKHSRKGTLARELPTIHSSKKIPSALLSFPGKLAISDVGKIAISDSNHNRILISDLSGKIEHVIGSGHEGLVDGSFDLCKFFRPQGLAWNDKILFVADTENHAIRKIDFETRTVLTVAGTGVQGPWISPGGDGTSTALSSPWDVACKDDIVYVAMAGNHQIWTYDIQTKMVLPFAGTGQENIIDGPARDAQLAQPSGVFVHGDKLYFADSEVSAIRQIDLCTKTVKTLVGHGLFEFGHRDGHMDDALFQHPLGLCVFGETIFVADTYNSAIRTIDLKNNQVLTLVGKTEKNLLCLPDNPECSILPLYEPSDVKYYGDKLYITDTNNHLIRVFDLRTNSLNILNLK from the coding sequence ATGTTTGAAGGTTTCTTTACCGTTACAAAGGCTCCAGAATTTCCAGACGGATTTGAATGGATAAATACAGACGAGCCACTGAGCTCTGATCGTCTTAAGGGGAACGTGGTGGTGCTGGATTTTTGGACTTATTGCTGTATCAACTGCATGCACACGCTTCCAACTCTGGCAGAATTGGAGAAAAAATACAAAGATCGGCAAGTTGTATTCATAGGCGTTCATTCTGGCAAATTCTTCGCAGAGCAAGACGCGGATAACGTCCGTAATGCCGTGCTACGTTATAACATAAGTCATCCTGTGGTAGTGGACAGAAAAATGCAGATCTGGCAAAGTTTTGGCATAAATGCATGGCCAACCATCGTGATAATTGATCCGTGTGGAACCGTAGTTTACAAGCAGGCAGGAGAGGGCAGGAAAGAGGAAATCTCCGATGTAGTTGATGTATTGTTAGAAAAACATTCCAGGAAAGGCACGCTTGCTAGGGAACTGCCCACAATTCACAGTTCTAAGAAAATACCTTCCGCTCTCCTCTCATTTCCTGGCAAACTGGCAATCTCCGATGTAGGCAAAATTGCAATCTCTGATTCAAATCATAACCGGATATTGATATCTGATCTATCTGGTAAAATAGAGCATGTTATTGGAAGTGGTCATGAGGGCCTTGTGGATGGCTCGTTTGATTTGTGCAAGTTTTTCAGGCCACAGGGTCTTGCATGGAACGATAAGATTCTATTTGTCGCAGACACAGAAAATCACGCAATACGAAAAATTGATTTTGAGACCAGAACTGTTCTTACTGTGGCAGGCACCGGTGTGCAGGGACCATGGATCTCACCAGGAGGTGATGGCACTTCAACCGCACTTAGTTCACCGTGGGATGTTGCCTGCAAAGATGACATCGTGTATGTAGCCATGGCCGGGAACCATCAGATTTGGACATATGACATACAAACAAAAATGGTATTGCCTTTCGCAGGCACGGGACAAGAGAACATAATTGACGGACCTGCAAGAGATGCACAGTTAGCGCAACCAAGTGGCGTTTTTGTACATGGGGATAAATTGTATTTTGCAGATAGCGAAGTCTCTGCAATAAGGCAGATTGATCTATGTACGAAAACAGTAAAGACGCTGGTGGGACATGGCCTGTTTGAGTTTGGACATCGCGATGGTCATATGGATGATGCATTGTTCCAACATCCGTTGGGTTTATGCGTCTTTGGTGAAACAATATTTGTAGCTGACACATACAATTCCGCAATAAGGACAATTGATCTTAAAAATAATCAAGTACTGACGCTTGTAGGAAAAACAGAGAAAAATCTATTGTGCCTGCCTGATAATCCTGAGTGTAGCATACTTCCACTTTATGAGCCAAGTGATGTAAAATACTATGGAGATAAATTGTACATCACGGACACGAACAATCATCTCATTCGTGTATTTGATTTACGTACAAACTCGCTCAATATCTTGAATCTAAAGTGA
- a CDS encoding peroxiredoxin, with product MNVGDIAPDFELPASDDSTVRLSSFKGTKNVVLCFYPKNHLFMCPSKKVFKMAQSVIKAYPEILNADSVLFAISVDTVDDQKKFIQEYRIPYLHLSDTSKEVCKQYAGLNIAGLARRTTFIIDKNGVIRKIFTNIDVEKHGQEIAKSLAEIS from the coding sequence ATGAATGTAGGTGATATAGCTCCTGATTTTGAACTACCGGCAAGTGATGATTCAACAGTACGGCTGTCATCATTTAAGGGTACAAAAAATGTAGTACTCTGTTTTTATCCGAAGAACCATTTGTTTATGTGCCCTTCAAAAAAAGTATTCAAGATGGCCCAGAGCGTAATTAAGGCCTACCCTGAAATCCTAAATGCTGATTCGGTTCTATTTGCTATTTCAGTAGACACAGTAGATGATCAGAAAAAATTCATCCAAGAATACCGGATCCCATATCTGCATCTTTCGGATACTTCAAAAGAAGTATGCAAACAATACGCAGGACTTAACATTGCTGGCCTTGCTAGGCGTACTACATTTATCATAGACAAGAATGGAGTAATACGTAAAATATTCACAAATATTGACGTTGAAAAACACGGGCAAGAGATTGCCAAATCGCTTGCGGAAATCTCGTAA
- a CDS encoding pyruvoyl-dependent arginine decarboxylase has translation MLDLVAKKLFLTKGKGVHEDRLTSFEYALRDAGIAGTNIVLISSIFPPGAKLVPRSEGLKLIKPGQVLFTIYSRNQTNEPHRLISASVGIAQPSDPKRYGYLSEYEAFGQNEKQAGDYAEDIAAQMLASSLGIKFDLNKSWDEKRQQWKISGQIYKSMNITQTAVGDTKGRWTTVFAAAVLVL, from the coding sequence TTGCTAGACCTAGTTGCAAAAAAACTGTTCCTTACAAAAGGTAAGGGTGTTCACGAAGACCGACTTACAAGCTTTGAATACGCATTAAGGGATGCTGGAATTGCAGGAACCAATATCGTCCTAATATCTAGTATTTTCCCACCTGGCGCAAAGCTCGTACCGCGCTCAGAAGGATTAAAACTCATCAAACCAGGGCAGGTATTATTTACGATTTATTCTAGAAACCAGACAAACGAGCCGCACCGACTCATATCTGCATCTGTAGGTATTGCCCAGCCGTCTGATCCAAAACGCTATGGGTACCTTTCTGAATACGAAGCATTTGGCCAAAACGAAAAGCAGGCAGGTGATTACGCCGAAGACATAGCAGCCCAAATGCTTGCATCATCACTGGGAATAAAATTTGACCTTAACAAAAGCTGGGATGAAAAAAGACAGCAATGGAAAATTTCTGGTCAGATATACAAGTCGATGAACATAACCCAGACAGCGGTGGGTGACACAAAGGGAAGATGGACTACTGTTTTTGCAGCAGCAGTGCTGGTCCTCTAA
- the truD gene encoding tRNA pseudouridine(13) synthase TruD, with protein MIPKIDENIGILVYTTRFEGSSGVIKNRFEDFVVSEIISERVRISSSQNDGFAVYKLKKYGIDTTHALERIYRVHGARLKALGLKDASALTEQFVCSTGKNKILSDVTDAKISLTLIGFVSKPLSAKDMIGNRFTIKVTGLSADISAFNEYDRILNFYGYQRFGSKRAVTHLVGKALVQRRFSDALSLALSFISEYDDEKNTALRKIMSDPSKYAEALQQIPPGMDIEKILLQEMIAHQNPQKAFARLPLSMRRFYVDAYQSYLFNLTLSSAYQSGEELFEPQAGDVCYDKNSNLGRFEMDPNQKLAIPIIGYSYFKKTRFESILGRILENEEISAKDFYFKEMQELSSEGGFRSACIKCADFAACADTIKFMLPRGSYATIVLREILKPKDPLLAGF; from the coding sequence GTGATACCAAAAATAGATGAAAACATTGGAATTCTAGTCTACACGACGCGATTTGAAGGTAGCAGCGGCGTAATTAAAAACAGATTCGAGGATTTTGTGGTAAGCGAGATTATATCGGAAAGAGTGAGGATATCAAGCTCGCAAAATGATGGATTTGCTGTCTACAAACTAAAAAAATACGGAATCGATACGACACACGCTCTAGAGAGAATCTACAGGGTACATGGTGCAAGACTGAAAGCACTTGGCCTAAAGGACGCATCTGCACTCACAGAACAATTCGTATGTTCTACTGGAAAAAACAAAATACTGTCAGACGTTACTGATGCAAAAATATCGCTAACTCTGATTGGCTTTGTTTCAAAACCTCTATCTGCAAAGGATATGATTGGAAATAGGTTTACCATAAAGGTCACAGGCCTGTCTGCTGACATATCTGCGTTTAATGAATACGATCGCATATTGAATTTTTATGGATATCAAAGATTCGGCTCTAAACGAGCTGTAACTCATCTTGTTGGAAAGGCGCTAGTGCAAAGACGATTTTCCGATGCACTAAGTCTTGCGCTCTCTTTCATATCTGAGTATGATGATGAAAAGAACACTGCGCTCAGAAAAATTATGTCAGACCCATCTAAATATGCAGAAGCATTGCAGCAGATTCCACCTGGGATGGACATTGAAAAAATACTACTACAAGAAATGATAGCACATCAAAATCCACAGAAGGCCTTTGCCAGATTACCTCTCTCAATGAGGAGATTCTACGTGGACGCGTATCAGTCATACCTATTCAACCTAACTCTGAGCAGCGCATACCAAAGCGGTGAAGAACTATTTGAGCCTCAAGCAGGCGATGTCTGCTATGACAAAAATTCCAACCTTGGAAGATTCGAAATGGATCCGAATCAGAAACTTGCGATTCCGATAATTGGATATTCGTATTTTAAAAAGACACGATTTGAGAGCATACTTGGTAGGATACTTGAAAATGAGGAGATCTCTGCAAAAGACTTTTACTTTAAGGAGATGCAGGAACTAAGCTCGGAAGGAGGATTCAGATCTGCCTGTATAAAATGTGCAGATTTTGCTGCCTGCGCTGACACAATAAAATTCATGCTACCTCGAGGCTCGTATGCGACGATTGTCCTGCGTGAGATCTTAAAGCCAAAAGACCCTCTTCTGGCAGGTTTTTAA
- a CDS encoding thioredoxin domain-containing protein, translated as MPENQLIHETSPYLLQHAHNPVNWYPWGEEALKKAITENKPIFLSIGYSSCHWCHVMEHESFENEDIAQIMNENFVSIKVDREERPDLDDIYQKVCQMATGQGGWPLSVFLTPDQRPFYVGTYFPVLDSYGRPGFGSILRQLAQAWKEKPSDVNRAAENFMETLQKADLITTPTKLDKTLLDEAAMNLLSISDSTYGGFGGAPKFPNAANLSFLLRYGKMSKISKFNEFVLKTLNRMAKGGIFDQIGGGFHRYSTDARWLVPHFEKMLYDNALLPIVYCEAYQITKDPFYLEVIRKTLDFVLRDMRSAEGGFYSALDADSEGEEGKYYVWNKKEIKDVLGKDADVFCLYFDVTDGGNFEGKSILNNNINLSTVAFQFGITPDEVRRIVSEAERKLLTLRSNRIRPGLDDKILTSWNALMVSALVKGYRVTDDITYFDAATKCVNFVEQNMLSDGLLLRTYKNGRAKIRGYLEDYAYLINSLIDVFEVNPEIKYLDTAQSLAEYLVKHFWDAEHGSFYFTADNHERLIIRPKNNYDLSMPSGNSVAAGAMLRLYHLTQKKEFLDIAIKIMESFGTMAAENPFGFGYLLNVLYAYLQGPTEITVLGTSDKQIYAYLTKSFLPESILVVINTASQLTHLSKYPFFAGKQFSDKTAVFVCKNFSCSLPLSSISEIEQLL; from the coding sequence GTGCCTGAAAATCAGCTTATCCACGAAACTAGTCCTTATCTCTTACAGCACGCACACAATCCTGTAAACTGGTACCCATGGGGAGAAGAAGCTTTGAAAAAAGCGATTACTGAAAACAAGCCAATATTTCTTAGCATAGGGTACAGTTCGTGTCATTGGTGTCATGTTATGGAACATGAATCATTTGAAAATGAAGATATTGCACAAATCATGAATGAGAATTTTGTTAGCATTAAGGTCGATCGTGAAGAGCGTCCAGATCTCGATGACATCTATCAGAAGGTATGTCAGATGGCAACAGGACAAGGTGGTTGGCCGCTTAGCGTATTTCTCACTCCAGATCAGAGGCCGTTTTACGTCGGTACGTATTTTCCGGTACTTGACAGCTATGGTAGACCTGGATTTGGAAGCATTTTGAGGCAGCTTGCACAGGCTTGGAAAGAAAAACCCTCAGATGTGAACAGAGCCGCAGAAAATTTCATGGAAACACTACAAAAGGCTGATCTTATCACCACGCCAACTAAGCTGGATAAAACACTTCTTGATGAGGCAGCAATGAATCTATTGTCTATATCTGATAGCACATATGGTGGCTTTGGCGGTGCCCCAAAATTTCCAAACGCAGCAAATCTTTCATTTCTTTTAAGATATGGCAAGATGTCAAAAATTTCAAAATTCAACGAATTTGTACTAAAAACACTGAACAGGATGGCAAAAGGAGGAATCTTTGATCAGATAGGCGGGGGGTTCCATAGATACTCCACTGATGCGAGGTGGCTCGTACCGCATTTTGAAAAAATGCTGTATGACAACGCACTTTTACCTATAGTGTATTGTGAGGCATATCAGATAACCAAGGACCCGTTTTATCTTGAGGTGATAAGGAAAACACTGGATTTTGTTTTGCGTGATATGCGCTCTGCGGAAGGTGGATTCTATTCTGCGCTTGATGCTGACTCTGAAGGTGAAGAAGGCAAATACTATGTCTGGAATAAAAAAGAGATCAAAGACGTGCTTGGAAAAGACGCAGACGTATTCTGTCTTTATTTTGATGTCACGGATGGAGGAAATTTCGAAGGCAAATCGATTCTTAATAATAATATTAATCTCTCCACAGTTGCCTTTCAGTTTGGAATAACGCCAGATGAAGTACGCCGTATTGTATCTGAGGCAGAGAGAAAACTTCTTACATTAAGATCAAACCGCATAAGACCTGGTCTTGACGATAAAATACTCACATCATGGAATGCGTTAATGGTATCTGCGCTTGTAAAGGGATACAGAGTGACTGATGACATCACGTATTTTGACGCTGCCACAAAATGTGTAAACTTTGTTGAACAAAATATGCTCTCAGATGGTCTGTTGTTGCGTACCTACAAAAATGGCCGCGCCAAAATCCGTGGCTATCTTGAAGATTATGCATACTTAATCAATTCATTAATAGATGTTTTTGAGGTAAATCCGGAAATAAAATATCTTGATACCGCGCAAAGCTTGGCAGAATATCTTGTGAAACATTTCTGGGATGCAGAACATGGAAGCTTTTATTTTACTGCAGACAATCATGAGCGCCTGATAATAAGGCCAAAAAACAATTATGATCTTTCCATGCCATCTGGAAATTCGGTTGCCGCAGGTGCCATGCTAAGATTGTATCACCTGACACAGAAAAAAGAGTTTCTTGATATTGCCATTAAAATTATGGAGTCGTTTGGAACCATGGCTGCAGAAAATCCATTCGGCTTTGGGTATCTTCTAAACGTTCTCTATGCATATTTGCAAGGGCCTACCGAAATAACCGTTCTTGGAACATCTGATAAACAGATCTATGCTTATCTCACAAAGAGCTTTCTACCAGAATCGATTCTAGTTGTGATAAATACTGCCAGTCAGCTTACCCATCTCTCAAAATATCCATTCTTTGCAGGAAAGCAATTTTCTGACAAGACTGCCGTGTTTGTGTGTAAAAATTTTAGCTGCTCATTGCCGCTTTCAAGCATTTCAGAAATCGAGCAGTTACTTTGA
- a CDS encoding Lrp/AsnC family transcriptional regulator has translation MEIGFVLLNCDLGAEEYLLDEIKQIPEVKNCYLTFGAYDIIIEIHAKSAEEFDKTVSNKIRRLSRVMSTMTLKVLASA, from the coding sequence ATGGAAATCGGTTTTGTTTTATTAAATTGTGATCTTGGAGCAGAAGAATATTTGCTAGACGAGATAAAGCAGATTCCCGAAGTGAAAAACTGCTATCTTACTTTTGGTGCCTATGACATCATAATAGAAATTCATGCAAAATCAGCTGAGGAGTTTGACAAGACGGTTTCAAACAAGATAAGGCGGCTCTCACGAGTCATGAGCACTATGACACTTAAGGTGTTGGCCTCAGCATAG
- a CDS encoding Lrp/AsnC ligand binding domain-containing protein: MQKAYLLLSCEMGTEESVISALKSIDGIKAAIVTYGAYDIVAEIQTNTQREMDDVISFKIRQLKHVRSSVTLHATD; encoded by the coding sequence ATGCAGAAAGCGTACTTGCTGCTTAGCTGTGAAATGGGAACAGAAGAATCTGTGATATCTGCCCTTAAATCCATTGATGGAATTAAGGCCGCGATTGTAACATACGGGGCATATGACATTGTAGCAGAAATTCAGACTAATACACAGAGGGAAATGGATGATGTAATATCTTTTAAGATACGGCAACTAAAGCATGTCAGAAGCTCAGTCACATTACATGCAACAGACTAG